The segment ATTATCATAATCATTTGTAGTTCAGACAGACTTTCTTGGAAGgaattccgttcaaaatttgtttgaaacctacaaatttggtgtaatgttCAAATACCCGatgtcatccatctagctcaaagtgctcAAAGTTTTGAGGTATTGTGTTTGCTTTTAGACAGAGTGATAACCAGCCAgacacaatttgaaaaatatgtttttccagACTAAAGGActctgaaatgtgaaaatttgtcAGAATCTTGAATCTTaacttttgataattataatacattctcTTTGTTTATGAGGAAGTAAAAAGAACTACCAGTCaaacatcaaataaatatatcaaatttaaaagaaaaacagtaaaaatgttCATTAGTTTAATACACTGAAAACCTTTTAACctgtaaaaacattaaaagatataTGGAAAACCCTAAGATcttgagaatatttataaaaaaatttataaaatttttatgctgaaaattttttaatctcatttaatttaataaagatattcttaaaTTGTCATTCAAATGGTGTTGCAGCCaatcttctgggcatttgtaataaagaaataaatattgtcattCAAAGTTTTAACCTACATGGCAATATGAATACAATTTATTTCCTGGctatcaatcatattattaataattttatagattaatagCATACAGTGAATGTTTCTTTAGGTTTTGGGATCTATATGAGTGGTTTTTacacatttaagtaaaaaaatatatgctgagAAAAAAATGTGAGTAATCTTGTAAAACAAGcaatacaagaatttattttacatatgcaCAAGATTTCTGTAACTATATTTATATAGTAATGTGTAAAGGAACTTTTCTGGTTTTGCTGTAATTCTGCAAAAGTTAAGCGGGAtggcattattatatttcaacattGTATCCTACAGAGACACAATGTAGTTACAGGACAAATAAACATTAATAGGAAAAGGAATAGGGTGCTTACATTAAGTATGAAAGTTGAAAAATGCTTAACTGACAGAATTGTGATAGTACAAAAAAGTCTGAATGAGAAGGACAACTAACAGATAATTCTTAATAAGAGATATGATTTCTATTAATTGCAATGGTTACATAGCAATGTCTATATATTCTATGTAATATTATCTCCAACTGTTGAAGCATGAGCATCTATGTCGGTTTTTTGTTGATCTCTGGAGGTTATGGTCGTGTCACCAAATATCTCCCCAAAGCATTCAAAACATGTTCAACGAGATTTAAATCAGGAGAAGTGCTGGCCAATCATTTGATGGTTACCTTCACTTTCTAAAATCTCCTTAATTATTTGGGGCCTGTGTAGTCCCATTCAATGTGCATCATCCATTGACAAATGGTATCTTGGAACCATTAAGCATGTGTGTTAGAAAATAACTTCATCATAGTGCTGATCTATTGATCACTGAACCTCTATTGAAAATGTGGAGGTCTGTTCATCAATATGCCTTTTTTTCTCAAACAATAGGACCATCTCAGCAGTCTCTTTCCTTGATGCTAAGGAAATGAAATTGTGTCCTTATTTTTCACCATATCTAAGGACAATGAGTATTGTTTGTGAgactgaaacaatttttcatgCATACAGTGGACATGACTTCATTGAAGAAGTTTTCAGTTTTTGTAACTGTTATGCCTTTGTAAATAGTTCCACTGTTAGCCTGTTGTCAGTAGTAGACCAATTTTATGCAGTCGCCTAACCACATTAAATCAGAGCATTTGTTGACTGGTTACAAATGTTGCCTGCtgtctgattttaatttttttactaacataATGATGTATCAAtaatttgttattgttgtttttctTGGCTGTCCTTCCAAAACTTTTCTTATAGTACTTTGGAACGTTTTCCAAGCATGTGAAACTACATTCTTGTCAATTCCAATATCTTTGACAACACTCATCAAACTATGTTCTCCTTTTTCTTGgtcaatttatttcatgtaaaggGACATCCTCATAGTTGCTGGTAACCTTTTAAGACATACAATATCACATATCTATGCAATGAATATCTGGAAAAGGGAAAATTTTCCATCTTCTTAAGTTGTCCTTTATGGTGCATGCTGACTTTGCGTGTTCTTGCATCACCTGTAACATTATGGTCTGGATATTTGCATATTCCTTTACTTTTATGTtgagttaatttttctttgtaattttcacAAACAGCCCCTTTCTTCAATTCCGTTACTGTCTGgtgaaaaaattactttcttgctTAACTGTTTACTGtttgatgaaaaattactttgttgTTCTTTTTTCCACATTAGTATACTATAGATCTTAAGTAACTATGCAATATTCCAGATTTAATTGATCAATATAGAAATACGATATTTTTATAgcttcttcatttaaaaatgcattagttttacaaattctttatacaaatgttaaaaaaattgtattatattgttGATGAtctctaaatattaaatgaaaaattgtaagcatttcataaaaatgaaaatgcatatgaaaattgaaaataattctaaaaatgcatttttttttttttttttttctcctttcttagATGATTTGATTTCTATGGATGGACAACtgtgcataaaattttttcttccaattgaaacaaaatattacattaatccatgaaaaatattttttaattgaaaaatagtacTAAAACTACGTTacctcaacttttttttttttgagaaaaaagtgAACTTAGAATGTAAAGGATGGATGCTACTATCAAGGCAAATGAAGTAAAATTGATTAATGATTTGTGTATTGAAGCAACTGATACTGACATAAATGTTCGAAATCAGCCAAACTGGGATAAGGAATATCACATATGCACTGTCTGTGGCGAGACATTTTCTCATAAAGTGACTTTAAAGAATCATCTTCTTATTCATGAAAAAGAGAAACCTTTTGTATGTGATATCTGTGGCAAGGCATTTTCTCAGAAAGGCTATTTAAAACACCATTTAATTACTCATTCTAATGAAAGACCTTTCCCATGTGAAATCTGTAGTAAGTCATTTTCACAAAAATCTCATTTAGACGAACATGTGTGTTCTCTTCCAAAGGAAAAACCCCATTCTTGTAATGTTTGTGgtaagaaattttattggaaaagcAGTTTAAGTCAACATAAGCGCATCCATACAAATGGAAAACCTTATTCTTGTGATATATgtggtaaagaattttttaagaaagattacttaaataaacattttttgactcACACCAATGAAAAACCTTATTCTTGTGATGTTTGCAGCAAAAAGTATTCTCGAAAAACCCAATTAAATCAACATTTCCGTTCTCATACAAATGAGAAACCTTATTCTTGTGATGTATGTTCAAAAAGATTTTCTCAAAAACGTTATTTAAATACACATTATCgtactcatacaaatgaaaaaccctATTCTTGTGACATTTGCAGCAGaggattttcttataaatatactttaactGAACATTATCGAactcattcaaatgaaaaatctcATGTTTGTGATATatgtaataaacaattttctCGAAAGCGTTATTTAAAAGCACATtatcttattcataaaaatgaaaaaatttactcTTGTGATATATGCAGTAagcaattttctcaaaaaaattatttaaataaacatgttcGTATTCATACAAATGAGAAATCGTAATTCTTGTGAGGAATTCTCTTTGgagcattatttaattttgtattattgcatttatggggggggggaagaacTGCATGTTATGAGGtaataatttcttgttatttttttcttataatggCCTTTCAAATGAATTAgcttctatttaaataaaagttttttttattgaaatatctgtttttaaaactttcctttaAAAAGTAATCTGAATATGCATtgcaatgtaaatataaataataaaatgttggaTGGCAAATGAGTTTTGAAGCAAGTTACATGCTTGAATTATTATCATAATCTCATAATAAAACATATAGTTAACAGATTTACTGTcataatttgttcattaaaaaaatggtcaAAGAATTTATAGCAATTCACTGTATTTACCATTGTTGtataatgaaatgtaaacatttcaaagatgtattttatttttctacaatttattaTATGGCttgtaaaaacttatattttatcaatgcaatcaataaatttttttatgtctggGTAATGTATCTTTTATATTACCTTAagaatattttgtcatttattttgaaaaaaaaactttaagaattgTTTCTGATGTTAAAAAATTCGAGTTTTGTGTATAAAGATATCTGTCTTAACCAGATAACTTACAGAGcctaaaacattgaaaaaatattcttcgatttctctttttatataaaagtaatatagtaatttgaattaaaattttatttaatttttaaattaatttttttttttttgcctacttgaaaatttgaaatatactatCATGTGCACTTTTTCTTGgagagataaaatgtatttatttataaaatagatttcttttctaATGTCAAGCATACAAATTTTTTCACCctgattaaaattttaccattgtAATAGTTAAAGTAAACCTTTtcgattttcataatttataaatattttatgagccAAAGGTAAAAAGGAAATACACAGAAAtgcagacttttaaaaaaaattctctgattaaccacaaaataataatgcaatagaTTCTCATTAATCTGACACATATGGGGCAGCTGTCAGATTATAGAGAATATTGGGTCTATAGAGTATCATATACATATCACTGAATTACACAATGATACCTTTTTACATGTAGGGAAGAAACTAACaacataaagagaaaaatatgatAAGTAGTTATGTTAAGTTGAATAGAACACATTAAACAGATAAATCATGCGTTGAAAgagtaaaattttgagttttaactTAAAAGAAGGGCCCATTACCCTTCACCATGTCCCAATAGGGGAGCTGGACTAGTGGGAAAGTTAGATTAGAGAGAATCTACCGAGACATCTTTTCTTAtgctttgcaaaaaaatattttacacttatttGTGAAATTTCAGATCATTATATTTTGGTATACCTTTTGTTATCTTTATTCAATGTATCCAGTTCACAAGGTACTATCCTGTCATCTGACTACGTTTCAAGTTTCATCCCCAAATATCCTTGAGTTCTATTTGAGTCCTGAGGACCATCACCGACCACAGTAGAACGCCTTCCTGAAGGCCTTATCAGACGGGTAAATACTGTCTTTACTTTCGTGGACAAACGCGCTCGGAAAAATGTGAGTAGTGACATCACGTGGGCATTTGCTGTACGGTAAATCCAAAAACGTAAATGTACTTTACGGTTAATTTATCGCTCTTCTTGTTTTGTGAATATCTGTAGTTTACTCATTTCGTTAAAGGGATTCCAGTTATACAATCCGtatatttctgtttataatggatttttaatgctattttttttcactttctgtacttatttttagtaacagttttgtttttgttattaatcctGGGATATATTGTTGTCCCatcaattttgttcatttttcagtaataatgacaggtttacataaaaaaaaaaatctaataactgCATAATATGTcggtattttatagattaaattgtgAATATCGAATTTAACACAGAAATACGCTAAAAAAGAGATTTTGTGGATAGGTGAgcaattaacttcaaaaataaaagcttccctattatttttttcatcaaagcATTAAATAGCAGCAGaatcattcaaattttacaattccCTCAAATGTGACTATATAATTTACTGAATTCTATTTCAATTCAATGGTTAGAAAATGAACTGATCCTCACTAACTTTCACATCAGCAtagtagttaaatatttttttaattgtatggaagatgttaattacatattttagaaatttatggtATATAATCAAaacttctattattatttttaaaaattaaagattcaatctgatcaaatatatttcacaaaaaaaaagacagttaacataaacattaataaatttttaattcggaaaataatttttcgtggTTTTGATGACTACTGACTGGTGTTAGTATCTCTTCATCTTCtgataatttttgtacaaatttcttcatataacattttttttaataatgaatattcagtgCATTCCAAAAAGCCAGTTTTTCATGAATATAGTCAAtcaaaactgattattttatCACACGACCATACAACTTTTTTTGCTGTCTTTTTACAGAGAAGGAGTGATGCGGATATatgtttacaaattagtttcattttgtcGTCAATCACACCATTCTTGGCAACTACGTCACTATCAAAGCCATACACGATTGGTTGAATTTCGTTTGCAAATGATCTTTCCGTCACTATCGTCAACACTTTCAAGCAGGTTGAAAAGAGTTGACGATgtctagagatgcataatccacgatttttttttaataacaaataattttgctattgttatttttaaatattcgttccaaataagttatttcaatcatattattaattattactaaatataaaatttattgtaattaatacttagtttactattttaagtaacgtgtgattgaattaatttatctatttcagcttaatttttaattttaatatctttcaaaactattaatttaatttatttattggagtaaaccattttctgacgttgaatttaaaaaagaaataatttctttaaaatgttcactttagttctatattctgccaGTAGATGGCGCCTGCAGAGTGAACAGAATGTATGCCATTAGAGAGTCATGTCACAggcaattaattagaaatgatctTCATGGGATAACGCATTGTCAAATgtgaatatcggaaagtcaaacGGGGCTGTTATCATTAagcggagcggtgacttcacaatTATGAACATTTTCCTCTGATAGCTCCACGTTCAGTGATATGCGATTGAATGATAcaataattctaagaataaccggtccgttcacttttcaacccattcacagatttttGCTTTTCTCTTTAGGACTTTAGTTAAGGGGATGAGCCATTTCCTGAGGATACAAAAGAAGAATGCTTTGTGTTTCTGGTGTTTCCTCTCCTCCCCCGGGAGGGCGAGGATCAGCCAAGACCCCTTCTTTTCTTCTAGAGGTGTCAGCTGACGCCGCGTAATGTCAATATGggtatactctgtttcaccctaacttggcagtattgtaaaaggtagaaaatgtgacgctccgcgtagggaaagagttccccatcaattccgactttaaaatggttaaaatgctcagaaatttatcaaataatatcataaattacagaaatccttttttttttatcagtatgtatttcaaattattctcaagttagaagtgtttatctgttaagtattttgtaaataaagcgaacgaataaaattaaaagattgacataaagaattccactttggctggaaccggtcttcaaggtcaaatatttggcgcgcttttcttttacgtttccgccaactcagcttcattcagttcgcaaccgttaTCTTTCGTACTtctttattctcgcttttttaccagctgatatttttgatactattaatcacattagtagttattagttttgattgttgaatatttattcgattcgtcatttttattcacttctaaaatatctgaaaaatagaaagtgttatcaccgactaagctgtgcacaccttcaaggcgagtgaaaccaacaaaaagtgaagcatgcagaaacatattaaatgtttattctcgactccgagaaaaccctcaagattctatcaatcaaatcgtcgataaagtttcgcaccttacagttgtttcgcaatgaacagttttctttttgaaaaaaataaataaataaaggcatccagtcctttaagtacccttggaaagaagcgacctggctcagtaggtaaacattcaggtcttgtaaaatatgatgattttacattatcctatatttgacgaaaaatccatgcattttttcgtagaaatgagatcctaACATTaggtaaagttttaaaagatgtgaacgatgatacagatatcttttcgaaaagcATTAGCCGAACTGcgctttacagaatattaaaagatttaggttttttttttttttttttttttgagaaacgatgaaacgaaatgaaataacattaatggtttattaaaataatgtatcaataatattgagaaaataaggaaacaattaattctccgaaaaagtgataatataataaagtaaacaaatgtttactttttggcgaaaaatttgcgagat is part of the Argiope bruennichi chromosome 10, qqArgBrue1.1, whole genome shotgun sequence genome and harbors:
- the LOC129989233 gene encoding oocyte zinc finger protein XlCOF19-like, giving the protein MDATIKANEVKLINDLCIEATDTDINVRNQPNWDKEYHICTVCGETFSHKVTLKNHLLIHEKEKPFVCDICGKAFSQKGYLKHHLITHSNERPFPCEICSKSFSQKSHLDEHVCSLPKEKPHSCNVCGKKFYWKSSLSQHKRIHTNGKPYSCDICGKEFFKKDYLNKHFLTHTNEKPYSCDVCSKKYSRKTQLNQHFRSHTNEKPYSCDVCSKRFSQKRYLNTHYRTHTNEKPYSCDICSRGFSYKYTLTEHYRTHSNEKSHVCDICNKQFSRKRYLKAHYLIHKNEKIYSCDICSKQFSQKNYLNKHVRIHTNEKS